In Polynucleobacter sp. MWH-S4W17, a genomic segment contains:
- the scpB gene encoding SMC-Scp complex subunit ScpB, with the protein MDDQNKRVIETALLCAQEPLTVADLSRLFVEDITTADIDEALVELQRVWDDKGMELVHIATGWRFQSRISMREYLDRLTPEKPPKYSRAVMETLAIIAYHQPVTRGEIEEIRGVAVSSNVMKQLEDRGWVEVIGHKETVGRPGLYATTKQFLDDLSLTNLQSLPMLEDAAPMAAAAQLGQAVMEFDPSATVETVVIDTDAQEVIEIEEETTEITAEEIIIDISELDSEEVTPESEDNPDETK; encoded by the coding sequence ATGGACGATCAAAATAAGCGCGTCATTGAAACAGCCCTCCTGTGCGCACAGGAACCACTCACCGTTGCTGATTTGTCTCGCTTATTTGTAGAGGACATCACTACGGCAGATATCGATGAAGCATTAGTCGAGCTGCAACGTGTTTGGGATGACAAGGGTATGGAGTTGGTACATATCGCAACTGGCTGGCGTTTTCAAAGCCGTATCTCAATGCGCGAGTACCTTGATCGCTTGACTCCAGAAAAGCCACCAAAATATTCACGTGCCGTGATGGAAACTTTGGCCATCATTGCTTACCATCAACCTGTCACCCGTGGTGAGATCGAAGAAATTCGCGGTGTTGCTGTGAGTAGTAATGTAATGAAGCAGTTGGAAGATCGTGGTTGGGTTGAGGTGATTGGGCATAAAGAAACCGTTGGACGCCCAGGCTTGTATGCCACTACTAAGCAATTTTTAGACGATCTCAGTTTGACCAATTTACAAAGCTTGCCGATGCTGGAAGATGCGGCGCCAATGGCTGCTGCAGCGCAATTAGGTCAAGCGGTAATGGAGTTTGATCCATCTGCTACGGTAGAGACAGTAGTAATTGATACTGATGCTCAAGAGGTGATCGAAATAGAAGAAGAGACAACTGAAATCACTGCAGAGGAAATCATCATTGATATTTCTGAGCTAGATTCTGAGGAAGTTACCCCTGAGTCTGAAGACAATCCAGACGAAACAAAATAA